A region from the Salicibibacter cibarius genome encodes:
- a CDS encoding ArsR/SmtB family transcription factor, whose translation MEASMHDLDEETLFTVSQTFKALSDPTRIRILHLLSIKECSVNTIAERLSLSQSTVSHQLRLLKNIRLVTSRREGTSVYYSPDDRHVLEVLEQTIHHSLHD comes from the coding sequence ATGGAGGCGTCTATGCACGATCTCGACGAAGAAACACTGTTCACTGTTTCACAAACATTTAAAGCTTTATCCGACCCGACAAGAATCCGTATTTTACACTTGCTTTCAATCAAAGAATGTTCGGTGAACACGATTGCCGAACGCTTGTCATTAAGCCAGTCCACGGTTTCTCACCAGTTACGTTTGTTAAAAAATATCCGGCTCGTCACATCGCGAAGAGAAGGAACATCGGTTTATTATTCCCCTGATGACCGGCATGTGCTCGAAGTTCTGGAACAAACGATTCATCATTCTTTGCATGATTAG
- a CDS encoding hydantoinase B/oxoprolinase family protein, translating into MVDPIQLEVLWNRLVTLLEEQAKTLIRTSFTSILSDANDLSAGLFNKNGDMIAQAQTGTPGHINSMATGVRYFLKNIPTETLREGDVLIGNNPYEISGHLLDITIVTPVFLKGQFIGYVASTCHVADVGGLGFSPEGESIYEEGVLIPYMKFYEEGVIDETLVALLRANVRAPDQVLGDLRAQVVAQEVAIARLRETLAEFGLEDLEAVGAKIMHLSETAMRKAIAELPDGTYANELYSDGSEKPVRLKCALTVRGDEVHVDFSGTSDGSTKAINVCLNYTLAYVNYVLKATLAPDIPSNEGSFRPVSVSAPEGSVLNAVHPMPTAARHIIGHFAPMCVLGALYPLMPEKIPAEGAAAIFALQVHGVDLADEAFSYVVFNAGGTGARPGKDGLSATTFPSGVKGTPVEIIENMSPLLLHQKELRPDSGGVGEFRGGLGQTIRFGVRTNRPYHLPLMFDRTQFAPKGLDGGDEGAKAEVSINDEPVSASKKLYTLAPEDIVTMHLPGGGGIGNDTDRDPEARKDDLRKGYVTREKGY; encoded by the coding sequence ATGGTTGACCCGATTCAATTGGAGGTGCTTTGGAACCGTCTCGTCACGTTGCTTGAAGAGCAGGCGAAAACATTGATCCGGACTTCCTTTACGAGTATTTTGTCCGATGCAAATGATTTGTCGGCCGGCTTGTTCAACAAAAATGGGGATATGATCGCGCAAGCGCAAACGGGCACGCCGGGGCATATCAATTCCATGGCCACCGGTGTCCGGTATTTTTTAAAAAATATACCGACAGAAACATTAAGAGAAGGGGATGTCCTCATCGGAAATAATCCTTATGAAATATCGGGTCATCTGTTGGATATAACAATCGTAACGCCTGTATTCTTAAAAGGGCAGTTTATCGGTTATGTTGCCTCCACATGTCACGTAGCCGATGTTGGCGGGCTCGGTTTCAGTCCGGAGGGAGAAAGCATTTACGAAGAGGGCGTCCTCATTCCTTATATGAAGTTCTATGAGGAAGGAGTGATCGATGAGACGCTCGTGGCGTTGCTTCGCGCCAATGTACGCGCGCCCGATCAAGTGCTCGGCGATTTGCGTGCCCAAGTGGTCGCGCAGGAAGTGGCTATCGCGCGTTTACGGGAGACGCTTGCGGAATTCGGCCTTGAGGATTTGGAAGCGGTCGGTGCCAAAATCATGCATTTGTCGGAAACGGCTATGCGCAAGGCGATCGCCGAATTGCCCGACGGAACGTATGCAAATGAATTGTATAGCGATGGCAGTGAGAAACCGGTGCGGTTGAAATGCGCGCTCACCGTCCGGGGCGATGAGGTACATGTTGACTTCAGCGGAACGTCGGATGGCAGCACGAAAGCGATTAACGTCTGCCTTAATTACACGCTTGCCTATGTGAATTATGTATTGAAAGCAACCCTTGCGCCGGACATCCCGAGCAATGAGGGGAGTTTTCGCCCGGTGAGTGTTAGTGCACCCGAAGGCAGTGTGCTGAACGCAGTTCATCCGATGCCAACGGCAGCACGCCATATCATCGGCCATTTTGCTCCGATGTGCGTGCTCGGTGCCCTTTATCCACTGATGCCGGAAAAAATACCGGCTGAAGGGGCTGCTGCCATTTTTGCATTGCAAGTGCATGGGGTGGATTTGGCAGACGAGGCCTTCTCATATGTCGTATTCAATGCCGGCGGGACGGGCGCCCGCCCGGGTAAAGATGGCCTTTCGGCAACGACGTTTCCATCGGGTGTTAAAGGCACGCCGGTGGAAATCATCGAAAATATGTCCCCGTTGTTGCTGCATCAAAAAGAACTTCGTCCTGATTCAGGGGGAGTTGGGGAATTTCGGGGAGGGCTCGGACAGACCATTCGTTTCGGCGTACGGACTAATCGACCTTATCACTTGCCTTTAATGTTCGATCGTACACAATTTGCGCCTAAAGGATTGGATGGCGGGGATGAAGGGGCAAAGGCGGAAGTGAGCATCAATGATGAGCCCGTGAGCGCTTCAAAAAAATTGTACACGTTAGCGCCGGAAGACATTGTTACGATGCATTTACCCGGTGGAGGCGGCATCGGGAATGACACGGATCGCGACCCGGAAGCAAGAAAAGATGATCTTCGCAAAGGTTATGTCACGCGCGAAAAAGGGTATTAG
- a CDS encoding SDR family NAD(P)-dependent oxidoreductase codes for MRLQDKVAVVTGGGQGIGKGIAETFGKEGAKVVVADVDEEIGRETVQQLQNQQTDAFFQPTDVSDDASVMDLVKTVVDNYGGIDILVNNAAINFRKPVHETSLDEWNQLLGINLTGPFLCSKYVLPEMQKRGGGSIINIASWHAEKTITRLAAYATAKGGLTALTRQMALDYGPDQIRVNAVGPSTVDTPLLQKTFESLEDPDEAFRQTLDFQPMGRIGSTEDIANACLFLASDESTYVSGQTLMVDGGAINKIARPLMFD; via the coding sequence ATGCGTTTACAAGATAAAGTAGCTGTCGTGACCGGTGGTGGCCAAGGCATTGGCAAAGGCATTGCCGAGACGTTCGGAAAGGAAGGAGCAAAGGTTGTTGTCGCCGATGTCGATGAAGAAATAGGCCGTGAAACCGTTCAGCAATTGCAAAACCAGCAAACGGACGCTTTTTTTCAGCCGACCGACGTTAGCGATGACGCGAGCGTGATGGATCTCGTGAAAACGGTGGTGGACAACTATGGCGGAATTGATATTTTGGTAAATAATGCCGCGATCAATTTTCGCAAACCCGTGCACGAGACGTCTTTGGACGAGTGGAACCAACTCTTGGGGATCAACCTGACCGGTCCTTTTCTATGCTCCAAATATGTGTTGCCGGAAATGCAAAAAAGGGGCGGCGGCTCAATCATCAACATTGCATCCTGGCACGCGGAAAAGACAATCACCCGTCTTGCCGCTTACGCTACCGCGAAAGGTGGATTGACGGCACTTACGCGGCAAATGGCTCTCGATTACGGCCCTGATCAAATCCGTGTGAACGCTGTCGGACCGAGTACCGTTGATACGCCTCTGTTGCAAAAAACATTCGAAAGTCTCGAAGACCCTGATGAAGCTTTTCGGCAAACGCTTGATTTTCAACCGATGGGACGCATCGGCTCGACGGAAGATATCGCGAACGCTTGTTTATTCCTTGCTTCGGATGAATCCACGTACGTAAGCGGGCAGACGCTCATGGTTGATGGCGGTGCCATCAACAAAATCGCCCGTCCGTTGATGTTTGACTAG